From one Nothobranchius furzeri strain GRZ-AD chromosome 2, NfurGRZ-RIMD1, whole genome shotgun sequence genomic stretch:
- the LOC107374360 gene encoding gastrula zinc finger protein XlCGF57.1, producing the protein MDTVPVKSEEDEEKPLFSQLHQQQIEDRDVQTSTSADQMKAETGGGAETSRIPDLNPYDQTSYSSETEVSGDDEEDDDVNQDSELSNSGSETGDRNNDWNESRSSESDVKAVNKSFSCHECGKQFLHKWSLQKHVRVTSHSEMGPPGCLAKNKSVTMMQPLESCGKVQKELKSFSCNDCGKIFSVKSRLNRHMSVHTGEKPFACELCDQRFSRKAHLHDHTRVHTGQKPFACEHCEQRFSFKATLNRHLRVHTGQKPFACELCGQTFSSKPTLNSHMRVHTGQKPFACENCGQRFSYKATLNRHMRVHTGQKPFACDFCGQRFVRKATLNDHMRVHTDQKPFTCELCGQRFSQRTSLSRHISVHTGQKPFSCELCGQKFHQKTTLNRHMIVHTGQKPFACELCGQRFRQKTGLNRHMRVHIGLN; encoded by the coding sequence TTCCTGTAAAAAGTGAggaagatgaagagaaacctctgttctcacagcttcatcagcagcaaatagaagacagagatgttcaaaCCAGCACCTCGGCTGACCAGATgaaagcagaaactggtggaggagcagaaactagcaggaTCCCAGATCTGAACCCTTATGATCAGACGTcgtattcttcagagactgaagttagtggagatgatgaagaggatgatgatgtgaATCAAGACTCTGAACTGTcaaactctgggtctgaaactggagaccgAAACAATGAttggaatgagagcaggtcttctgagtcagatgttaaGGCTGTCAACAAATCCTTCAGCTGCCATGAGTGTGGTAAACAATttctccacaagtggtctctccagaaacatgtgagagtTACAAGTCATTCAGAAATGGGGCCTCCAGGTTGTTTggccaaaaacaaaagtgttaccATGATGCAACCTCTAGAATCATGCGGGAAAGTCCAGAaagaactaaaatcatttagttgcaaCGACTGTGGAAAAATATTTAGTGTAAAATCAagattaaacagacacatgagtgtccacacaggagagaagccttttgcctgtgagctctgtgatcaAAGATTTAGTCGTAAGGCACATTTACACGatcacacgagagtccacacaggacagaagccttttgcttgtgagcactgtgaacaaagatttagctttaaggcaactttaaacagacacctgagagtccacacaggacagaagccttttgcctgtgagctctgtggtcaaacATTTAGCTCCAagccaactttaaacagtcacatgagagtccacacaggacagaaaccttttgcctgtgagaactgtggacaaagatttagttataaggcaactttaaacagacacatgagagtccacacaggacagaaaccttttgcctgtgacttctgtggacaaagatttgtcCGTAAGGCAACATTAaacgatcacatgagagtccacacagatcAGAAGCCTtttacctgtgagctctgtggtcaaagatttagccaaagaaCAAGTTTAAGCAGACACataagtgtccacacaggacagaagcctttttcttgtgagctctgtggacaaaaatttcaccaaaagacaactttaaacagacacatgattgtccacacaggacagaagccttttgcttgtgaactttgtggacaaagatttcgcCAAAAGAcaggtttaaacagacacatgcgtGTCCACATAGGGCTCAATTAA